The genomic segment GTTAATTCTATAACAAATATTTCTAGCTTTTACGCAAGGCATTTCACTAGTAATTTCGTTATCATCCAAATAACCTACTGTTTTAGTTACAACATCTTCTTTGATATTAGGTATATCGATTGATGCTAAAGTTTTAGTGTAAACATCTCTGGTACCATTTACGGAATATTCTTTTTCATTATTTAGCAATGTTGTTGTATCATTTCTATTTAAATCTAGGCAATCATTGCATTTTTCTTCTGATTCAGAATCAGATCTATAGCATATGAAAGAATCTATTCTTCTTAAATCTAATCCGAAATAGACCCAATTTCTACGGAACCATCTAAAACCAGATACTGTACGTCTGTTAACACTTAATAAGAAAGTCCAATAGTTATTTCCATTCTCTTCCCAGATATATGTGTATTTATAAAGACAAAATCTTATAGAGTTAGAACTAACAGCTTTAGCATTTACACCACCGCTAACTCCGACTTTTTGAACTCCAGAATCATTTTTTCTTGGGACATAATTAGGTGGTGGAGATTTAGGTGCTCCAGGAGGATTGAATACACCACCGCCAGGGTAATTAAAATTTGGAGAATCATCATAGTCAAAATTAGGCGGATTAAAATTAAAGTTAGGTGGATAGTTTCCTATAGGTAGAAAACCTCCACTATTGGGTGTAAAAGGTGCACGTTTTTTTTCAGCAGATTCATCTAAAATTGGTGAAAATTCAAAGTTATGAAAGTCTTGAAAGTTCATAGTATCGTCACTAATGAACTCATTATCAATTAACATTTATATTTTACTCCTCAGAAATTAGTTATAAATAATATATTCATAAGAGTTTCAGATTGTTATAATTTACGTTAATATAATGTTTATATTTTTATATAATTTAATATGCTAATAGCTAATTTCAAAATCAATATAAGACGTATTAGGTAATTTTTCATCTACAATTTCATAGGCCAAGTTTATCCAATTTTCACATGTATTGAGGATTATCCCGTCGTTAGTTACAACATGATCCAATTTATTTAGAATGACATCTGCATTTGGAATAAGAATAACTTCTATATCAAAATTGTATTTATGCAGAATTTCTAATATTCTTGATTTCAATCTTCCTGTATTAGAAACAGGAGAGTCAAGATAAAAGATAGCCTTACGTATCTTCATTTCATCTAATTTTTTACCAATCAAATCTATTGCTGTATCCGTTTTATCGATTAACTTATATGTTCCACGAAGTCCAGCTAAATCGCGGAGAGTTCCGTCCATACATTTAATTAGTGTTGAGTTAGACAAAGCTACTTCAAGAGTAATAATTATATTAAGACCATCAATATGTAGCGTGCTATTTTCGTATTTATCTAATATTTTACGCTTCTGCCTGCTAATAAT from the Clostridium beijerinckii genome contains:
- a CDS encoding DUF434 domain-containing protein, whose protein sequence is MTQIVKRGFVPSDEIEFNEENLKSLKKAQKDIYYLINQGYSIDKSVEFVGNHFLFSARQRLALKRSISSYEDIISRQKRKILDKYENSTLHIDGLNIIITLEVALSNSTLIKCMDGTLRDLAGLRGTYKLIDKTDTAIDLIGKKLDEMKIRKAIFYLDSPVSNTGRLKSRILEILHKYNFDIEVILIPNADVILNKLDHVVTNDGIILNTCENWINLAYEIVDEKLPNTSYIDFEISY